The following coding sequences lie in one Periophthalmus magnuspinnatus isolate fPerMag1 chromosome 24, fPerMag1.2.pri, whole genome shotgun sequence genomic window:
- the rev3l gene encoding DNA polymerase zeta catalytic subunit isoform X1: MFAVRIVTADYYLASPVKDLDVCYSEFRESEVKRVPVVRIFGATPAGQKTCLHLHGIFPYIYVPYDGLEQQSERYLRQVAFSIDRALNVTMGNPGSCVQHVFKVVLVSGMPFYGYHAKEKYFLKIYLYNPQMVKRVCELLQSGAVMNKIYQPHEGHIPYLLQLFIDYNLYGMNLINLGAVKFRVSKDALQSQREHHSSGGSSINPWKSPCTSRVTESMLGRWEEGSLPCSLVLPDLEKQSTCELEVDAVAVDVLNRLEIENQIGRNPGLQAIWEDERQRRKERNQPSQLEPHQTQDRGLIPSTDSERIFLQRLREILKENDFDITQQSESEQEEFELTIHSETLELPPCTPANVLEVHQDSQPNLTRGHTLFPEEAVVDEEVILNLLENSQDFLQLTQNSNRIPDDSCQDRGIINLLAGLDDTFCRSQQCSPPKPFSGIRSYQGNSDEEEVEPDADKEDAELSVIMSQRWDSQSPDLLLHPSMPTEEPQEASDEDMDWGRHNSELADLFIPQVDGTADENSDSSLTDSSSRSQSSLTERMHNKRNAFPLDCKHPQLQDTEPAPNEHFELTGSTHTSSDLPGGSRVNKDIPYIPPVKHPISSKSARAAGASPNSLSQEGNGTLFKNASVSLDKTDLEILPFGPEKATKNCNAFDSLKAVDTHCLPMLQNHRTLFCYSELRNCSTKGELEISQKESNMKVMVHSTMMENTGHHSEEGHVGELKICYEDYREDKTEKTIVAQQEAHYKFFPSVILSNCLNRKKSGGKKVLEDTPRRSRLKLNKKKVTMDPVDCSLVNIDVIAELGTVTAAASADSNTLYADDSQTTGAEQGKCYPTTTEAVTKCNQEESDEKNEQIKATTELPPSSPSCFEDPTVPAEVGSLPGSKYALRAKRKMIGDTEDGEQSGVSRCKNLTSGSERPKDNCTSPQDYKNKKRCRKEPPVIIKYIIINRFKGEKNMLVKVSKIQAEEQRVLLTHDKLELYNKLAPLKDFWPKVPESPALRFPILEMKSKKYIRRKTKPVKKVVRNLSKPPFKLSERNCQRGLYLPSLPPPRPCYCELAQDYDSHYSDVMVELGYLSDTSLSPRDSTPPRCWSPSDPLMLDNPIPEHLINPLIDPCLSSASVYSTKTLPSAVKPTKTSAQRASKSFDCETKNVTARKKQLKRTEQMTKALTRPRTYSKKKTEVPKDQTEAAKSSQPLSLGDDTALSPSSCSPFLQPVGTDTCVLNADNSATKSLQLKIDCDALIMDVNNCFSQSNQNKLSPTCVKADQSKENVTMSPLSESEQNGPHPALSNCPPGVVVLKKLLQKRSQEQNPSLHDNHCKSKTATLSSPSKSRPGKSTAPKCKKSRKGRRSNKQSESPTLSEPHLDSCKFIEDSLSPELPHNNFDINAIDQVHLCCPYSSSQFVLTDKNLPLKFLSDASQDGLILQSPVSEKKHFRVLGLGEDLHKVSVCPEDFYRQENTEPGNTLSSNTDQVKSREWNLVSREAHSHFQDFHCERKELLFSPLDPLPLTSVSFADTSPTSDLLEGIDGLASSTPSSSPCSVSSLFQARASPRGTNILKPLMSPPSREELCGTLKDLEISEATFEEPFCSDPSDAPGKPMEVGGRKLTIGTRLTSELPEFIGELSVDGLQFWKTAFSAMNLPCATVDLKARRPTQSSDGDKQVMLLPCKMPPSRHCVQLWLEAHRRGGQLEKEKRASEEQEAPQLCIQPISGTHCGKSYTSTPISPLKNSEFADLGLVSDEEDKVLSPDSPDVPPWQQPNQSSQQSPQSSGHPLNGTISPGHVSATPHSQDSPLAIKAPPVCSTPISEKDDVSVRGHQGRKSQAKPLRRLILSSQIKNQFAGLNIPKKDNSQIEGPSIANSYGFKVSMQNLEEAKALHEVQYIMLMGMELHARTRRDLEPDPEFDPICALFYCLSSDAPLPGAVDNLVTGAIVVDTEYPSQAQGHRGCAPLLVRSGVSGLQLTYVPSELMLFDELITVVRRYDPDMLLGYEVQMHSWGYLLQRSSALGVDLCQQLSRVPGDSKDNRFAAERDEYGADTMTEIHIVGRVMLNLWRIMKHEVALNNYTFENVAFHVLHQRFPLYSHRTLSDWFDHNTDLHRWKMVDHYVSRVRGSMQLLQQQDIIGRTSELARVFGIQFYHVLTRGSQYRVESMMLRVAKPLNYIPVTPSVQQRAQQRAPQCIPLVMEPESRFYSNSVVVLDFQSLYPSIVIAYNYCYSTCLGHMDSLGTLDEFKFGCTSLRVPPDLLYQLRNEITVSPSGIAFVKSSVRKGILPSMLEEILNTRIMVKQCMKTYKNDKALLKLLDARQLGLKLIANVTFGYTAANYSGRMPSVEVGDSIVHKARETLERAIKMVNETKKWGAKVVYGDTDSMFVLLKGVTKEQAFKIGNEIAEAVTATNPKPVKLKFEKVYLPCVLQTKKRYVGYMYESLDQMKPVFDAKGIETVRRDGCPAVSKILERSIKLLFDTRDISQVKQFVQRQCVKVLDGRASVQDLTFAKEYRGAGAYRPGACVPALELTRRMMVYDRRQEPRVGERVPYVIVYGMPGLPLIQLVRRPMEVLQDHSLRLNATYYITKQILPPIARIFQLIGVDVFSWYQELPRVQKAWCSSAGGGSLEAGRKGTISQYFTTLHCPVCDQLTQLGVCSSCRSQPQRVAVTLWSDVRDCESRQDGLLQICRNCSGCAERQVPCVSLDCPVLYKLSRVGRLLSRAPYLRQLLEQF, from the exons gCCTTTCTATGGATACCATGCCAAGGAGAAGTACTTTCtgaaaatatatctgtacaatcCTCAGATGGTGAAACG GGTATGTGAGCTACTGCAGAGTGGAGCTGTCATGAATAAGATATATCAACCACATGAGGGCCACATTCCCTACCTGCTGCAGCTCTTCATCGACTACAACCTGTATGGCATGAACCTGATTAACCTGGGGGCTGTCAAGTTTCGCGTCAGCAAAG ATGCTCTAcagtcacagagagaacacCATAGCAGTGGTGGATCCAGTATAAACCCCTGGAAGAGCCCATGCACCTCCAGAGTGACTGAGAGCATGCTGGGCCGCTGGGAAGAGGGCTCTCTGCCCTG TTCCTTGGTCCTGCCAGATCTGGAGAAGCAGAGCACCTGTGAGCTGGAGGTAGATGCCGTGGCTGTGGATGTCCTGAATCGCCTTGAGATTGAGA ACCAGATTGGCAGAAACCCTGGACTGCAGGCCATCTGGGAAGATGAGAGGCAGCGGCGGAAAGAGAGGAACCAGCCCTCACAGCTTGAGCCTCACCAAACCCAAG ATCGTGGTTTGATCCCATCAACAGACAGTGAGAGGATTTTCCTccagagactgagggagattTTGAAAGAGAATGACTTTGACAT AACACAGCAGTCTGAGTCAGAACAGGAAGAATTTGAGCTCACCATCCATTCAGAGACTCTAGAGTTGCCTCCATGTACACCTGCTAATGTGCTGGAGGTACATCAGGACTCCCAACCAA ACTTGACCAGGGGCCATACTTTGTTTCCAGAAGAGGCTGTTGTGGATGAAGAAGTTATTTTAAATCTGCTTGAAAACAGCCAGGACTTCCTCCAGCTCACTCAGAACTCAAACCGAATCCCTGATG aCAGCTGTCAGGATCGTGGCATCATCAACTTGTTGGCTGGCCTGGATGACACCTTCTGCAGGAGTCAGCAATGCTCCCCACCAAAGCCCTTTTCAGGTATCAGAAGTTACCAGGGCaacagtgatgaagaggaggtggagccagATGCAGACAAGGAGGATGCCGAGCTTAGTGTTATCATGTCACAACGCTGGGACAGTCAGTCACCTGATTTGTTACTTCATCCAAG CATGCCTACTGAAGAGCCCCAAGAGGCATCAGATGAAGACATGGACTGGGGCAGGCATAACTCTGAGCTGGCTGATCTGTTCATTCCTCAAGTGGACGGAACCGCCGATGAGAACAGCG ATTCATCTCTAACGGACAGTAGTTCTAGAAGCCAGTCATCACTTACAGAGAGGATGCACAATAAGAGGAATGCATTTCCTTTGGACTGCAAACACCCTCAGCTGCAGGATACTGAGCCCGCTCCAAATGAGCACTTTGAACTAACAGGCAGTACTCATACCAGCAGTGATCTTCCAGGTGGATCTAGAGTTAACAAAGATATTCCTTACATCCCACCAGTCAAACACCCTATCTCCTCTAAGTCAGCTAGAGCAGCTGGAGCCTCTCCCAACAGTCTCAGTCAGGAGGGCAATGGAACGCTCTTTAAAAATGCCTCTGTTAGTTTAGACAAGACTGATCTTGAAATTTTACCATTTGGTCCTGAAAAGGCTACTAAAAACTGTAATGCATTTGACAGTCTTAAGGCTGTGGATACACACTGTCTGCCTATGCTCCAAAACCATAGGACATTATTTTGTTATTCTGAGTTGAGAAACTGTTCAACTAAAGGAGAACTTGAGATTAGTCAGAAAGAGAGCAACATGAAGGTTATGGTCCATTCCACTATGATGGAGAACACGGGGCACCACAGTGAAGAGGGCCATGTGGGCGAACTCAAAATTTGCTATGAAGACTACAGGGAGGACAAGACTGAAAAGACAATTGTGGCGCAACAAGAAGCTCATTATAAGTTTTTCCCTAGTGTCATCCTCTCCAACTGCCTTAATAGGAAAAAATCTGGAGGCAAAAAGGTTCTTGAAGATACGCCCAGAAGATCAAGATTAAAGCTAAACAAAAAGAAGGTAACAATGGACCCAGTAGATTGTTCCCTTGTGAACATAGATGTTATCGCTGAGCTGGGCacagtaacagcagcagcttCTGCTGATTCAAACACATTATATGCAGATGATTCTCAAACAACAGGTGCAGAACAGGGCAAATGCTATCCAACAACAACAGAGGCCGTAACCAAATGCAATCAGGAAGAATCTGATGAGAAAAATGAACAGATAAAAGCTACAACAGAACTCCCTCCAAGTTCCCCCAGCTGCTTTGAAGACCCTACTGTGCCAGCAGAAGTTGGCTCACTTCCTGGAAGCAAGTATGCTTTAAGAGCTAAACGTAAAATGATCGGTGATACTGAAGATGGGGAACAGTCAGGTGTAAGCCGGTGTAAAAACCTCACTTCTGGCTCAGAGCGTCCCAAAGACAATTGCACTTCTCCACaagattacaaaaacaaaaagcgcTGCAGGAAAGAGCCACCAGTCATCATCAAGTACATCATCATCAACAGGTTCAAAGGTGAGAAGAATATGCTGGTTAAAGTGTCCAAAATccaagcagaggagcagagagtcttGTTAACACATGACAAATTGGAACTATACAACAAACTGGCCCCTCTCAAAGACTTTTGGCCTAAAGTCCCAGAATCTCCAGCTTTGAGATTTCCGATTCTTGAGATGAAATCCAAAAAATACATTAGACGAAAGACCAAACCTGTCAAAAAAGTGGTCAGGAACTTAAGCAAACCACCATTTAAATTGTCTGAAAGGAACTGTCAGAGGGGACTGTATCTCCCCTCACTGCCTCCTCCTCGACCATGCTACTGTGAGTTGGCCCAAGACTATGATTCTCACTATTCCGATGTTATGGTGGAGCTAGGCTACCTCTCAGATACATCTCTGAGCCCTAGAGACTCTACACCTCCAAGATGTTGGTCGCCTAGTGACCCACTGATGTTGGACAACCCCATCCCTGAACATTTGATCAACCCCCTGATTGACCCTTGTCTTAGTTCAGCTTCTGTGTACTCCACTAAAACCTTACCTTCAGCTGTCAAGCCCACGAAAACCTCTGCTCAAAGAGCAAGTAAATCTTTTGATTGTGAGACCAAAAATGTaacagcaagaaaaaaacaactaaaaagaaCTGAACAGATGACCAAGGCCCTTACTAGACCAAGGACTTACAGCAAAAAGAAGACAGAAGTGCCTAAAGACCAAACAGAAGCTGCAAAGAGCTCCCAGCCTCTCTCACTTGGAGATGACACTGCTCTTTCTCCAAGCTCTTGTTCTCCATTTCTGCAGCCAGTTGGAACAGACACATGTGTTCTGAATGCAGATAACTCAGCAACCAAATCCTTACAGCTAAAAATTGACTGTGATGCCTTGATAATGGATGTGAACAATTGTTTTTCCCAGTCCAATCAGAACAAACTTTCACCCACTTGTGTAAAGGCCGACCAGTCAAAGGAAAATGTGACAATGTCTCCTCTGTCAGAATCTGAACAGAATGGGCCACACCCAGCTCTCTCAAATTGCCCTCCTGGTGTGGTTGTTCTCAAGAAACTACTGCAGAAACGATCCCAAGAACAGAACCCATCACTGCATGACAACCATTGTAAGTCCAAAACTGCAACCTTATCAAGTCCATCTAAATCTAGACCTGGGAAATCTACTGCTCCTAAGTGCAAAAAGTCTAGGAAAGGCAGAAGAAGCAACAAACAATCTGAGAGCCCCACACTGTCAGAGCCACACCTGGACAGTTGTAAGTTCATAGAAGACAGTCTCTCACCAGAGCTTCCACACAACAACTTTGATATAAATGCCATAGACCAGGTACACCTCTGCTGCCCATACAGCAGCAGTCAGTTTGTCCTAACTGATAAGAACCTTCCCCTGAAGTTCCTGAGTGATGCTTCTCAGGATGGCCTCATACTACAGAGTCCAGTCTCTGAGAAAAAACATTTCAG GGTGTTGGGTCTGGGAGAGGATCTTCACAAAGTTAGTGTCTGTCCAGAAGACTTTTACCGACAAGAAAACACAGAGCCTGGGAACACCCTCTCCTCAAACACTGATCAAGTCAAAAGCAGGGAGTGGAACTTGGTATCAAGAGAGGCCCATAGCCATTTCCAGGACTTCCACTGTGAGAGAAAGGAGCTTCTGTTCTCACCACTGGATCCATTACCCTTGACTTCTGTGTCCTTTGCCGACACCTCTCCCACCAGTGACCTCTTAGAGGGCATAGATGGCCTGGCCTCTAGCACTCCTAGCAGCTCACCCTGCTCTGTCAGTTCTCTGTTCCAGGCCAGAGCCAGCCCTCGGGGGACCAACATCCTGAAGCCCCTCATGTCTCCACCTAGCAGAGAGGAACTTTGCGGGACACTTAAAGACTTGGAGATATCAGAGGCTACTTTTGAGGAGCCCTTCTGTAGCGACCCCTCTGATGCTCCAGGAAAACCCAT GGAAGTTGGGGGCCGTAAGCTGACTATTGGCACCAGGCTGACCTCAGAGCTTCCAGAGTTCATTGGAGAATTGTCTGTGGATGGCCTGCAATTCTGGAAGACAGCATTTTCAGCTATGAACCTACCCTGTGCCACAGTGGACCTCAAGGCCAGAAGACCAACTCAATCCTCTGATGGCGACAAACAAGTTATGCTGCTGCCCTGTAAAATGCCTCCGAGCAGGCACTGTGTGCAGCTCTGGCTGGAGGCACACAGAAGGGGTGGACAAttggaaaaagagaaaagggcTTCGGAAGAGCAGGAGGCACCCCAGCTGTGTATCCAGCCCATTTCTGGGACACATTGTGGGAAATCATACACTTCTACACCAATTTCTCCTCTAAAGAATTCTGAATTCGCAGACCTTGGTCTGGTGTCAGACGAGGAAGACAAAGTTCTTTCTCCTGACAGCCCTGATGTTCCGCCATGGCAGCAGCCAAACCAAAGCAGCCAACAATCACCCCAAAGCTCAGGGCACCCATTAAATGGGACCATCTCTCCAGGTCATGTGAGTGCCACTCCTCACAGCCAGGACAGCCCCCTCGCCATAAAAGCTCCACCTGTTTGCAGCACACCCATCTCTGAGA AGGATGACGTCAGTGTGCGTGGGCACCAGGGGAGGAAAAGCCAAGCCAAACCTCTTCGTAGGCTCATCCTCAGCTCCCAGATCAAG AACCAGTTCGCAGGTCTGAATATACCAAAAAAGGACAACTCCCAAATTGAAGGTCCAAGTATAGCAAATTCGTATGGCTTCAAAGTCAGCATGCAGAACCTGGAGGAGGCCAAAGCGCTACATGAG GTGCAGTACATAATGCTAATGGGCATGGAGTTGCACGCTCGGACACGTCGGGACCTGGAGCCTGATCCAGAATTTGATCCCATCTGTGCATTGTTCTACTGCCTGAGCTCGGATGCTCCTCTGCCCGGTGCCGTGGACAACCTGGTTACCGGGGCTATTGTAGTGGACACAGAATACCCAAGCCAGGCACAAG GCCATCGAGGGTGTGCACCCCTTTTGGTACGCTCGGGGGTGTCTGGTCTGCAGCTTACCTACGTCCCCAGTGAGCTGATGCTGTTTGACGAGCTTATTACAGTAGTCAGAAG GTATGACCCTGACATGCTGCTGGGGTATGAGGTTCAGATGCACTCCTGGGGCTATCTCCTACAGCGCTCGTCTGCACTGGGAGTAGACCTGTGTCAGCAACTGTCCCGTGTCCCAG GTGACTCCAAAGACAACCGCTTTGCTGCAGAACGGGATGAGTATGGCGCTGACACCATGACAGAAATTCACATTGTTGGGCGTGTCATGCTAAATCTGTGGAGGATTATGAAACATGAG GTGGCACTGAATAACTACACCTTTGAGAATGTGGCATTCCATGTACTACACCAGCGTTTCCCTCTGTACAGCCATCGCACTCTGTCTGACTGGTTTGACCACAACACTGACCTCCACAG GTGGAAAATGGTGGATCACTATGTCAGTAGAGTACGGGGTTCCATGCAGCTTCTCCAGCAACAAGACATTATTGGCCGAACCAGTGAGCTGGCACGAGTATTTGGCATCCAGTTCTACCATGTCCTTACCCGTGGCTCACAG TATCGGGTGGAGTCCATGATGCTGCGTGTTGCCAAGCCCCTTAATTACATCCCTGTGACTCCAAGTGTGCAGCAGCGAGCCCAACAGAGGGCGCCACAGTGCATTCCTTTGGTTATGGAGCCAGAGTCCCGCTTCTACAGCAACTCTGTGGTGGTGCTGGATTTCCAGTCCCTCTACCCTTCCATTGTCATCgcctacaactactgctactccaCTTGTTTAGGACACATGGACAGTCTTGGAAC GCTTGATGAGTTTAAGTTTGGCTGTACATCCCTCAGAGTTCCCCCTGATCTCCTCTACCAGTTACGTAATGAAATCACTGTGTCACCCAGTGGGATTGCTTTTGTCAAG TCGTCTGTCCGGAAAGGCATCCTGCCCAGCATGCTAGAGGAGATTCTCAACACACGTATCATGGTCAAACAATGTATGAAGACTTACAAGAACGACAAGGCTCTGTTAAAGCTGTTAGACGCACGGCAGCTCGGTCTCAAACTCATTGCCAACGTCACTTTTGGCTACACTGCAGCAAACTACTCTGGGCGAATGCCCAGCGTGGAA GTTGGGGATAGCATTGTTCACAAAGCCAGGGAGACACTGGAAAGAGCTATCAAGATGGTGAATGAGACCAAGAAGTGGGGAGCAAAAGTGGTCTATGGAGATACGGACAG CATGTTTGTGTTGCTGAAGGGAGTCACTAAAGAGCAGGCCTTTAAGATTGGAAATGAGATTGCCGAGGCTGTGACAGCTACCAACCCAAAACCAGTGAAACTGAAGTTTGAAAAG GTGTATCTCCCCTGTGTGCTTCAGACCAAAAAGCGTTATGTGGGATACATGTATGAGAGCCTGGACCAGATGAAGCCTGTTTTTGATGCCAAAGGCATAGAAACTGTACGTCGAGATGGCTGTCCTGCTGTTTCCAAG ATTCTAGAGCGGTCCATTAAGCTGCTGTTTGATACGCGGGATATCAGCCAGGTCAAGCAATTTGTGCAGCGGCAGTGCGTCAAAGTACTGGATGGCCGAGCCAGTGTCCAGGACTTAACCTTTGCCAAAGAATACCGTGGGGCTGGAGCATACCGCCCTGGGGCATGTGTGCCTGCTCTGGAGCTCACCAG GAGAATGATGGTGTATGACCGACGGCAGGAGCCCAGAGTTGGTGAACGTGTTCCCTATGTGATTGTCTACGGCATGCCCGGCTTACCACTGATTCAACTGGTTCGTCGGCCCATGGAGGTGCTGCAGGACCACAGCTTACGCCTCAATGCCACCTACTACATCACCAAACAGATTCTGCCTCCCATTGCCCGCATCTTCCAGCTTATTGGAGTAGACGTGTTCAGCTGGTACCAGGAGCTGCCTCGA GTCCAGAAGGCTTGGTGCTCTTCTGCAGGAGGGGGCTCTCTAGAGGCTGGGAGGAAAGGCACCATTTCTCAGTACTTCACCACGCTACACTGTCCTGTATGTGACCAGCTAACACAGCTGGGTGTGTGCTCCAGCTGCAGAAGCCAGCCCCAGCGTGTTGCGGTCACTCTGTGGTCAGATGTGAGGGACTGTGAGAGCCGACAGGATGGGCTGCTGCAG ATCTGCCGGAACTGCAGTGGCTGTGCTGAACGACAAGTGCCCTGCGTCTCTCTGGACTGTCCCGTACTCTACAAACTGTCCCGAGTCGGCAGACTACTGTCAAGGGCCCCATACCTCCGACAGCTGCTAGAACAGTTCTGA